In one Pseudomonas purpurea genomic region, the following are encoded:
- a CDS encoding MoxR family ATPase, which produces MEHREALLALRTFLSTQILGQEKLIERLLIALLADGHMLVEGAPGLAKTKAIKELAEGIEAQFHRIQFTPDLLPADITGTEIYRPETGSFVFQQGPIFHNLVLADEINRAPAKVQSALLEAMGERQVSVGRSTYELSPLFLVMATQNPIEQEGTYPLPEAQLDRFLMHVKIGFPDAAVERRILQQARGEALNGETKPERRISQQAIFAARKEILGLYMADAVEEYLVQLVMATRTPAKFDPEMAEWIAYGASPRGSIALDRCARAHAWLAGRDFVSPEDIQAVLFDVLRHRIILSFEAEAAGIDQDRVVQRILDVVAVA; this is translated from the coding sequence ATGGAACATCGTGAAGCGCTGCTTGCGCTGCGAACCTTTCTTTCAACGCAGATTCTCGGCCAGGAAAAACTCATTGAGCGATTGCTCATTGCCCTGCTCGCCGATGGCCACATGCTCGTTGAAGGCGCTCCGGGCCTGGCCAAGACCAAGGCCATCAAAGAGCTGGCCGAAGGCATCGAGGCGCAGTTCCATCGCATCCAGTTCACGCCTGACCTGTTGCCAGCCGACATCACCGGCACCGAGATCTATCGCCCGGAAACCGGCAGCTTCGTGTTCCAGCAAGGCCCGATCTTCCACAACCTGGTGCTGGCCGATGAAATCAACCGCGCCCCGGCCAAGGTCCAGTCGGCCCTGCTCGAAGCCATGGGCGAGCGCCAGGTCAGCGTCGGGCGCAGCACTTATGAGCTCTCGCCGTTGTTTCTGGTGATGGCCACACAGAACCCGATCGAGCAGGAAGGCACCTATCCGCTGCCCGAAGCGCAACTCGACCGTTTCCTGATGCACGTCAAAATCGGCTTCCCCGATGCTGCCGTCGAGCGGCGAATCCTGCAACAGGCCCGTGGCGAAGCGCTGAACGGCGAAACCAAGCCCGAACGCAGGATCAGCCAGCAGGCAATTTTTGCCGCACGCAAGGAAATCCTCGGTTTGTACATGGCCGACGCCGTGGAGGAATACCTGGTGCAATTGGTCATGGCCACTCGCACACCGGCCAAGTTCGACCCGGAAATGGCCGAGTGGATCGCCTATGGCGCCAGCCCTCGTGGCTCGATTGCCCTGGACCGCTGCGCACGCGCCCACGCTTGGTTGGCCGGCCGCGACTTCGTCAGCCCCGAGGACATTCAGGCCGTGCTGTTCGATGTGCTGCGCCACCGCATCATTCTTTCTTTTGAAGCCGAAGCTGCGGGCATCGACCAGGACCGGGTGGTCCAGCGGATCCTCGACGTCGTAGCTGTCGCTTGA
- a CDS encoding VWA domain-containing protein: MFEFAWPWIFLLLPLPWLMRVLLPVADSGEPALKVSFLSDLEGLARRRARANLPAWRQQTPFILLWLLLLMAAARPQWLGEPLPIAASGRDLLVAVDVSGSMDFPDMQWQDEDVSRLTLVKHLLGDFLEHREGDRVGLILFGSQAYLQAPLTFDRHTVRIWLDEARIGIAGKNTAIGDAIGLALKRLRLRQRPAQSRVLILVTDGANNGGEIDPLTAARLAAEEGVKIYPIGIGADPEQSGTLGFLGVNPSLDLDEPALKAIAEVTGGRYFRARDGQELQAIKETLDQLEPVTQQPTQARPAQTLYQWPLAAALLMSILLVVRQRWPDNPLQRLFARPQHFLQQHPDWRQRLKRLRLRRRR, translated from the coding sequence ATGTTTGAGTTCGCCTGGCCGTGGATCTTCCTCCTGCTGCCACTGCCGTGGCTGATGCGCGTGCTGCTGCCGGTCGCAGACAGCGGCGAGCCGGCACTCAAAGTCAGTTTCCTGAGCGACCTCGAAGGCCTGGCCCGAAGACGCGCCCGCGCCAACCTGCCCGCCTGGCGCCAGCAAACACCATTCATTCTGCTGTGGTTGCTGCTGTTGATGGCCGCGGCCCGGCCGCAATGGCTCGGCGAACCATTGCCCATTGCAGCCAGCGGTCGTGATTTGCTGGTGGCCGTCGATGTGTCCGGCTCCATGGATTTCCCTGACATGCAGTGGCAGGACGAAGACGTGAGTCGCCTGACCCTGGTCAAACACCTGCTCGGCGACTTTCTCGAACACCGTGAAGGTGACCGCGTCGGCCTGATCCTGTTCGGCAGCCAGGCTTACCTGCAAGCACCGCTGACCTTCGACCGGCACACCGTACGGATCTGGCTCGACGAAGCGCGCATCGGCATTGCCGGCAAGAACACCGCCATCGGCGACGCCATTGGCCTGGCGCTCAAACGCCTGCGCCTGCGCCAGCGTCCGGCGCAGAGCCGGGTGCTGATCCTGGTCACCGACGGCGCCAACAATGGTGGCGAAATCGACCCGCTGACCGCCGCACGCCTGGCCGCCGAAGAAGGCGTCAAAATCTACCCGATCGGTATCGGTGCCGATCCGGAGCAAAGCGGCACCCTGGGTTTTCTCGGGGTCAACCCAAGCCTGGACCTCGACGAACCGGCCCTCAAAGCCATTGCCGAGGTCACGGGCGGCCGTTATTTCCGCGCCCGCGACGGGCAAGAGCTGCAAGCCATCAAGGAAACCCTCGATCAACTCGAACCCGTGACCCAGCAACCGACTCAGGCTCGTCCCGCCCAAACGCTCTATCAATGGCCGCTGGCCGCAGCCTTGCTGATGAGCATCCTGCTGGTGGTCCGCCAACGCTGGCCGGACAACCCGCTGCAACGTCTGTTTGCCCGGCCCCAGCACTTTTTGCAACAACACCCCGACTGGCGTCAGCGCCTTAAACGCCTGCGTTTGCGGAGACGTCGATGA
- a CDS encoding RHS repeat-associated core domain-containing protein has protein sequence MNNNSVDRATPTLIVVDPRGLYSRTVAYCRSQLSQVPDSRITRYAYDTAGREIASWDPRLWKKVAAGGKQDPNRVTLYTLHDFVLSMQCVDAGLRLALPGAGGQLLHSWDSRTNQQQFEYDSSLRPITVREHTEGRVSKVVERFTYGDCVDDVAAHNQCGRLIRHDDPAGTLRLSEYGLHDTCMVETRQFLSSLEVPDWPLDISPRDDLLEDGKGFITAQACTATDEMRSQTDAMGNLRMFAYTVAGELKETRLQLAGAGEQPRLLVGAIRYNAFGQVDCETAGNKVQTIADYGAEDGRLTRLLSSVPGSPALQEVHYRYDPVGNILSLEDKSRLVCYFNNQRTDPINYYRYDSLYQLIGASGREVITPGYGPTLPVLQPTPLNPNQLRNYLQSFLYDAAGNLLSRHHSGAPTFSMSISHSSNRSLAQREDGALPGEEEIGNGFDGNGNQQELQRGQGMNWDARNQLSLLTLVKHVEGPDDHECYVYDRPGHRLRKVRRTQTGSRTLCAEVRYLPGLEIHHDAVTGEERHVISVEAGRSCVRVLHWKTKPPDGISNDQVRYSLSDHLGSCTLELDEKAGLLNQEGYYPFGGTAWWAGRNALEGKYKTIRYSGKERDTTGLYYYGYRYYAPWLCRWISPDPAGTVYGQNLYKMVENRPTTLVDMHGLKPVPRSTSNQSFWQAGLRAQLDGLGGSSQATQRFIKDRFEVHELKPDSHEVRSTFFDQVGGHRTESWFVNEFREDIWTFKENYKTKPARSDNPGFGEPDRFYASDVARYQYELVANHFGFFGKLPSVIKRENVMNYTTLANTVSSGSDAKDVMNVFFTQTPNGKSTIRIMEDFNLEPISMERIKGPGGTFDFLIHVQPKTIKLPARKANEMDRETSVKNRHELPWNSRFFEADLLKGSIRRGSIDMERVERRGSYWRY, from the coding sequence ATGAACAACAACTCTGTAGATCGTGCAACTCCCACCCTGATAGTCGTAGATCCGCGTGGTCTCTATAGTCGGACCGTCGCTTACTGCCGCTCGCAGCTTAGCCAGGTGCCTGACTCACGGATCACCCGGTATGCCTATGATACGGCGGGGCGAGAGATCGCCAGTTGGGATCCGCGCCTGTGGAAGAAGGTTGCAGCGGGAGGTAAGCAAGACCCCAACAGGGTAACGCTTTACACTCTTCACGACTTTGTACTATCAATGCAATGTGTCGACGCTGGGTTGCGTCTGGCATTGCCGGGCGCGGGTGGGCAGTTGCTCCATTCCTGGGACAGTCGTACTAACCAGCAACAGTTTGAATATGATTCGTCGCTGCGCCCGATCACAGTACGTGAACACACGGAAGGTCGGGTATCCAAGGTTGTCGAGCGCTTTACCTATGGCGATTGTGTTGACGACGTTGCGGCCCATAACCAATGCGGTCGGCTGATTCGGCATGATGATCCAGCAGGTACGTTGCGGTTATCCGAATATGGTTTACACGATACGTGCATGGTGGAAACACGGCAGTTCCTCAGCAGTCTGGAGGTGCCGGACTGGCCTCTTGACATTTCACCACGTGATGATCTGTTGGAAGACGGTAAGGGGTTCATCACTGCTCAGGCTTGTACTGCGACAGATGAGATGCGGTCCCAGACCGACGCGATGGGCAACCTCAGGATGTTCGCTTATACGGTGGCTGGCGAACTGAAGGAAACCCGACTGCAACTGGCGGGTGCGGGTGAGCAACCGCGTTTGCTGGTCGGTGCTATTCGCTACAACGCTTTCGGCCAGGTAGATTGTGAAACCGCCGGAAACAAGGTGCAGACCATTGCCGATTACGGGGCTGAAGATGGCCGGCTAACTCGATTGCTATCGAGTGTTCCCGGCAGTCCGGCATTGCAAGAAGTGCACTATCGATACGACCCTGTGGGAAACATCCTCAGTCTTGAAGACAAGTCACGGTTGGTGTGCTACTTCAACAATCAGCGCACCGATCCGATCAACTACTATCGCTACGACAGCCTTTATCAACTGATCGGTGCGAGTGGCCGGGAGGTCATCACTCCTGGCTACGGACCAACACTGCCGGTGCTGCAACCCACGCCGTTGAACCCGAATCAATTGCGCAATTACCTCCAGTCCTTCCTCTACGACGCCGCTGGCAATCTACTCTCCCGCCACCATAGTGGCGCACCGACGTTCAGCATGAGTATCTCCCATTCCAGCAACCGCAGCCTGGCGCAGCGCGAAGATGGGGCACTACCGGGCGAGGAGGAAATTGGCAATGGCTTTGATGGCAATGGCAATCAACAGGAGCTGCAACGTGGTCAGGGCATGAACTGGGACGCTCGAAATCAACTGAGTCTGCTCACACTGGTGAAACACGTTGAGGGGCCGGATGATCATGAGTGCTATGTCTACGACCGCCCCGGTCATCGCCTGCGCAAGGTGCGCCGAACTCAAACCGGTAGTCGGACCTTGTGCGCTGAAGTTCGCTATCTACCAGGACTAGAGATTCATCATGACGCGGTAACAGGCGAAGAACGCCACGTGATCAGTGTCGAAGCAGGACGTAGCTGTGTGCGGGTACTACATTGGAAAACAAAACCGCCCGATGGCATCAGCAATGATCAGGTGCGTTACAGTTTGAGTGATCACCTTGGTTCATGCACGTTAGAGCTGGATGAAAAAGCTGGATTATTGAACCAGGAAGGTTATTACCCGTTTGGTGGCACGGCGTGGTGGGCGGGTAGGAATGCGTTGGAGGGTAAATACAAAACCATTCGTTACTCAGGAAAAGAAAGGGATACGACCGGACTTTACTACTACGGGTATCGGTATTACGCACCATGGTTGTGTCGTTGGATAAGTCCTGATCCGGCAGGTACGGTGTATGGGCAGAATCTGTACAAAATGGTTGAAAATAGACCTACTACGCTCGTCGACATGCATGGTCTGAAACCAGTACCGCGGAGTACTTCAAACCAATCCTTCTGGCAGGCAGGTTTGAGGGCGCAACTTGATGGCCTGGGTGGTTCCAGTCAAGCGACGCAGCGTTTTATAAAGGATAGATTTGAGGTCCACGAACTTAAGCCTGATTCTCATGAAGTCAGGTCAACATTTTTCGATCAGGTGGGCGGTCATCGTACTGAAAGTTGGTTCGTGAACGAATTCCGTGAAGACATCTGGACTTTCAAAGAGAACTATAAAACCAAGCCTGCTCGCAGTGACAATCCTGGTTTCGGTGAGCCTGATAGGTTTTATGCGAGTGACGTTGCCAGATACCAGTATGAATTGGTAGCCAACCATTTTGGCTTTTTTGGCAAGCTACCTTCAGTGATCAAGCGAGAGAACGTCATGAATTACACAACTCTTGCTAATACGGTGAGCAGCGGGAGTGATGCTAAAGACGTGATGAATGTTTTTTTTACTCAGACACCTAATGGAAAAAGTACCATACGGATAATGGAAGATTTCAATCTTGAGCCCATTAGCATGGAAAGAATTAAAGGACCAGGTGGGACGTTTGATTTTCTGATTCATGTACAGCCAAAAACAATCAAATTGCCGGCTCGAAAGGCAAATGAGATGGATAGAGAGACATCTGTCAAAAATCGCCATGAACTACCTTGGAATTCACGTTTTTTCGAGGCGGACTTGTTGAAAGGCTCCATTCGCAGAGGGTCCATAGATATGGAGCGAGTGGAGCGCAGGGGAAGTTATTGGCGATACTGA
- a CDS encoding DUF58 domain-containing protein: MDTPPAPEPGIRISLTELIEMRHRVREVQLFSTPSQRSPLIGLHHSKLRGRGVDFDQVRVYQAGDDVRTIDWRVTARTQEPHTKLFHEERERPIFIMVEQSRRLFFGSGLMFKSVLAAQAASLIGWAALGHNDRVGGLVYGDNEHYEIKPRRSKQSLLQLLNRLVRVNQTLNTEGAPDRDGLSMALRRAREVLRPGSLVIVICDERALSDGAEQQLSLLSRHCDLLLLPLSDPLDHALPAAGLLRFAERGAQLEIDTLNFDLRQTYRAQAEARIARWELLAQKLRVLLMPLSTQSEMVEQLREYLNPQRPGKTR, encoded by the coding sequence ATGGACACACCACCAGCGCCTGAGCCGGGCATTCGCATCAGCCTTACCGAGCTGATCGAGATGCGCCATCGCGTGCGTGAAGTGCAACTGTTTTCGACCCCTAGCCAGCGCAGCCCGTTGATCGGCCTGCACCATTCCAAGCTGCGCGGGCGTGGCGTGGACTTCGATCAGGTACGGGTTTACCAGGCCGGTGACGACGTGCGCACCATTGATTGGCGCGTCACCGCCCGGACCCAGGAACCGCACACCAAGCTGTTTCATGAAGAACGCGAGCGACCGATTTTCATCATGGTCGAACAAAGTCGCCGGTTGTTCTTCGGCTCCGGGCTGATGTTCAAATCCGTGCTCGCCGCCCAGGCCGCGAGCCTGATCGGTTGGGCCGCGCTGGGCCATAACGACCGGGTCGGCGGCCTGGTCTACGGCGACAACGAACATTATGAAATCAAGCCCCGGCGCAGCAAGCAAAGCTTGCTGCAACTGCTCAACCGATTGGTGCGCGTCAATCAGACGCTCAACACCGAAGGCGCCCCCGACCGCGATGGCCTGAGCATGGCCCTGCGCCGCGCGCGGGAAGTATTGCGCCCTGGCAGCCTGGTGATTGTGATCTGTGACGAGCGCGCCCTGTCCGACGGCGCCGAGCAACAGCTGAGCCTGCTGTCGCGTCATTGCGATCTGCTGTTGCTGCCATTGTCCGACCCGCTGGACCATGCCCTGCCCGCTGCCGGGCTATTGCGTTTCGCCGAGCGCGGTGCGCAACTGGAAATCGACACCTTGAACTTCGACCTGCGCCAGACTTACCGCGCCCAGGCCGAAGCGCGCATTGCCCGCTGGGAACTGCTGGCGCAAAAGTTGCGGGTGCTGTTGATGCCCTTGAGCACCCAGAGTGAAATGGTCGAACAACTGCGCGAATACCTGAACCCGCAGCGCCCGGGGAAAACCCGATGA
- a CDS encoding tetratricopeptide repeat protein, whose amino-acid sequence MIALWPHWFRPWWIVLLPLLGWLLWQLWHRQKRAGRWQMILPPAFHAALLSGGNGRESKLPWVALGFAWVLAVLALLGPSWERVEQTSQKPADPLVVLLELTPHMLATDAPPTRLEQARRKLLDLLQQRSDAQTAIVVYAGSAHTLVPLSDDLSTSRNLLEALKPSIMPEAGQRADLAVAKALTLLDRGALGQGRILLIGSSLSEQERQGIRQALRGQAPTFLMLGIGTREGAPVASEDGSFLKDEQGAILVPRLDGPSLKAFANELGGRYRQARLDENDLRGLGLLNGPQGLRTDGQTVHLDTWADQGYWLLLPLLLLAACAGRRGWLFCLPLLFMLPQPSYAFEWNDLWLRPDQQGQHLLKKKQPAEAARHFEDTQWQGVALYEAGDYAAAAQRFAEGNDARAHYNRGNALAKSGELEAAVDAYEQALERQPDLRPALTNKALVESLIKQKSAPPPSEPEKTADENAQTDAQNPPPGAATQPATSGEQKTPGTSPPTTGEPKPQQPPQPGANEVPGSELADEHLTTPPIRAEAERFEGEHRQALEQWLRKIPDNPGELLRRKFWYEQQQHQDQGKTR is encoded by the coding sequence ATGATCGCCCTCTGGCCCCACTGGTTCCGCCCCTGGTGGATCGTGCTGTTGCCGCTGCTTGGCTGGTTGCTGTGGCAACTCTGGCACCGGCAAAAACGCGCCGGGCGCTGGCAGATGATTTTGCCACCGGCCTTCCACGCCGCCCTCTTGAGCGGCGGCAATGGCCGTGAAAGCAAACTGCCGTGGGTTGCCCTGGGATTTGCCTGGGTGCTGGCCGTGCTGGCCCTGCTCGGCCCGAGCTGGGAGCGCGTCGAGCAAACCAGCCAGAAACCGGCCGACCCTTTGGTCGTGTTGCTTGAGCTGACCCCGCACATGCTCGCCACCGATGCGCCGCCCACGCGTCTTGAGCAAGCCCGGCGCAAACTCCTCGATTTGCTGCAACAGCGCAGCGATGCGCAGACCGCCATCGTCGTCTACGCCGGCAGTGCCCACACGCTGGTGCCACTGTCGGACGACCTGTCGACCAGTCGCAATCTGCTCGAAGCGCTCAAGCCGTCGATTATGCCCGAGGCTGGCCAGCGCGCTGACCTGGCGGTGGCAAAAGCCCTCACTCTGCTTGATCGTGGTGCCCTCGGCCAGGGCCGGATTCTGTTGATCGGTTCATCGTTGAGCGAACAGGAACGCCAGGGCATACGTCAGGCGCTGCGCGGCCAGGCACCGACCTTCCTGATGCTGGGTATCGGCACCCGCGAAGGCGCGCCGGTCGCCAGCGAGGACGGCAGTTTCCTCAAGGACGAGCAAGGCGCAATCCTCGTGCCGCGTCTCGACGGGCCCAGCCTGAAAGCCTTCGCCAATGAATTGGGTGGCCGTTACCGCCAGGCGCGGCTGGACGAGAACGACCTGCGCGGACTCGGGCTACTCAATGGCCCGCAAGGCCTGCGCACCGATGGGCAAACGGTGCATCTCGATACCTGGGCCGATCAGGGTTACTGGCTGTTGTTGCCCTTGTTGCTACTGGCGGCCTGCGCCGGACGCCGTGGCTGGCTGTTTTGCCTGCCGCTGCTGTTCATGCTGCCGCAGCCCAGCTATGCCTTTGAGTGGAATGACCTGTGGTTGCGCCCGGACCAACAGGGCCAGCACCTGCTGAAAAAGAAACAGCCCGCCGAAGCCGCCCGGCATTTCGAAGACACGCAGTGGCAAGGCGTCGCGCTGTACGAGGCGGGCGATTACGCCGCAGCCGCCCAGCGCTTTGCCGAAGGCAATGACGCGCGGGCGCACTACAATCGAGGCAACGCCCTGGCCAAAAGCGGCGAGCTGGAAGCCGCCGTCGATGCCTACGAACAAGCCCTGGAGCGTCAACCGGATTTGCGTCCGGCATTGACCAACAAAGCCTTGGTGGAAAGCCTGATCAAGCAGAAAAGCGCACCACCGCCCAGCGAGCCCGAGAAGACCGCTGACGAGAATGCCCAAACTGATGCTCAAAACCCGCCCCCCGGAGCCGCGACTCAACCCGCGACCAGCGGCGAGCAGAAAACGCCCGGCACCAGCCCGCCGACGACCGGCGAGCCCAAGCCACAACAACCGCCGCAACCCGGCGCCAATGAAGTGCCGGGCAGCGAACTGGCTGACGAACACCTCACCACCCCGCCGATCCGCGCCGAGGCAGAGCGCTTCGAAGGTGAACACCGGCAGGCTCTGGAGCAATGGCTGCGCAAGATTCCGGACAACCCGGGCGAATTGCTGCGGCGCAAATTCTGGTACGAACAGCAACAACATCAGGATCAGGGAAAAACTCGATGA
- a CDS encoding DUF4381 domain-containing protein produces MSSLEQLQPLMSPAPIGFWPLAPGWWLLLTLLPLLVFGVWKLRKLIPSKRPLPRAEQPLDPVRLAALAELALLPKPYDGAPAGAWLQQLNGLLKRLCRNHYPYSQSHTLNGRKWLAFLDNRCPAAGLTRWMVLVEGAYKPECKLDDKAIAGLTQAVETWIRKHV; encoded by the coding sequence ATGAGCAGCCTTGAGCAACTGCAACCGCTGATGTCCCCCGCACCCATTGGCTTCTGGCCTTTGGCGCCGGGCTGGTGGCTGTTGCTGACCCTGCTGCCACTACTCGTGTTCGGGGTGTGGAAACTGCGCAAGCTGATCCCCAGCAAGCGGCCCCTGCCCCGCGCCGAACAACCGCTGGACCCGGTGCGCCTGGCCGCCCTCGCCGAACTCGCGTTGCTGCCCAAACCCTATGACGGCGCACCGGCCGGCGCCTGGTTGCAGCAACTCAACGGGCTGCTCAAGCGCCTGTGTCGCAACCACTACCCCTACAGCCAGAGCCACACGCTCAACGGGCGCAAATGGCTGGCCTTTCTCGACAATCGCTGCCCGGCGGCCGGCCTGACCCGCTGGATGGTGCTGGTGGAAGGCGCTTACAAACCCGAATGCAAACTCGACGACAAGGCCATCGCCGGCCTGACGCAAGCCGTCGAAACCTGGATCCGCAAACATGTTTGA
- a CDS encoding BatD family protein, which translates to MSRVTALLLALLLWSFQAQAAGLIASVDRSRLNSGETVELTLESNDVTQFGKPDLAPLEALFEVRGTRQVNQLTTLSGDQRATTRWIVTLQPKRTGTVQIPPLQLGNVLSQPISLQVVQSQAQDSTNSLAPVFIETSLDQDSVYVQAQAILTVRVYHSVSLYDDSSLTPLQMPDARIEQLGESRTYEKLINDLRHGVIESRYAIYPQHSGVLTIPAQQFSATLVDSQAVQEPTAQGPKPGKMVHVGSTELALTVKAQPASYPADMPWLPARSLTLSESWSPEPEHSQVGDSLTRSLTLKAEGLASSQLPPLPATEVSGLRRYPDQPQLSNQHNERGLVGSREEREALVPNRSGAIELPAVDVVWWNTVEDQLDHTSLPARTLQVANNPSLVVDTPVSSQTPVTVDSEVLWLWKLSTFILACTTLLGFGLWWRARWQPAILRAAQTGPSPRTLLDDLKRASQANDPQATRQALDAWARQQPETLADMAARFVPLSDALDGLNGALYSETGQHWQGEELWRAIRAIPTAERVQDPTGDSGLPPLYPK; encoded by the coding sequence ATGAGCCGCGTCACCGCCCTACTACTCGCCCTCCTGCTCTGGAGCTTTCAGGCCCAGGCCGCGGGGTTGATCGCCAGTGTCGACCGCAGCCGCCTGAACTCCGGGGAAACGGTGGAGCTGACCCTGGAATCCAACGACGTCACGCAGTTCGGCAAGCCGGACCTGGCGCCGCTGGAGGCGTTGTTCGAAGTCCGTGGCACCCGCCAGGTCAACCAGCTCACCACGCTGAGCGGCGACCAGCGTGCAACCACTCGCTGGATCGTCACCCTGCAGCCCAAACGGACCGGCACGGTGCAGATCCCGCCGCTGCAACTGGGCAATGTGCTGAGCCAGCCCATCAGCCTGCAAGTGGTTCAAAGCCAGGCCCAGGACAGCACCAACAGCCTGGCGCCGGTGTTCATCGAAACCAGCCTCGACCAGGACAGCGTGTATGTGCAGGCCCAGGCGATCCTGACCGTGCGCGTCTATCACTCGGTGTCGTTGTATGACGACAGCAGCCTGACGCCGCTGCAAATGCCCGATGCGCGCATCGAGCAACTGGGCGAATCGCGTACCTACGAAAAGCTCATCAATGACCTGCGCCATGGCGTGATCGAATCGCGCTACGCGATCTACCCGCAGCACAGCGGCGTGTTGACGATCCCGGCGCAACAGTTCAGCGCCACCCTGGTCGACAGCCAAGCGGTGCAAGAGCCCACGGCCCAAGGGCCGAAACCGGGCAAGATGGTGCACGTCGGCTCCACTGAACTGGCCCTGACGGTCAAGGCTCAACCCGCCAGCTACCCGGCTGACATGCCGTGGCTGCCGGCCCGCAGCCTGACCTTGAGCGAGAGCTGGAGCCCCGAGCCCGAACACAGCCAGGTCGGCGATTCGCTGACTCGCAGCCTGACCCTGAAGGCCGAAGGGCTGGCCAGTTCCCAACTGCCTCCCCTGCCCGCCACCGAGGTCAGCGGCCTGCGGCGTTACCCCGACCAGCCGCAACTGAGCAATCAGCACAACGAACGCGGATTGGTCGGCAGCCGCGAAGAACGCGAAGCCCTGGTTCCCAATCGCAGCGGCGCAATCGAGTTACCGGCGGTGGACGTAGTCTGGTGGAACACCGTCGAGGATCAACTTGACCACACCAGCCTGCCGGCCCGCACCCTGCAAGTGGCCAACAACCCAAGCCTGGTGGTCGACACCCCGGTCAGCAGTCAGACGCCGGTCACGGTAGACAGCGAAGTGCTCTGGCTGTGGAAACTCAGCACCTTCATCCTCGCCTGTACCACCCTGCTGGGCTTCGGCCTCTGGTGGCGCGCACGCTGGCAACCGGCGATTCTGCGGGCCGCACAAACCGGTCCAAGCCCACGGACCCTGCTCGACGACCTGAAACGCGCCAGCCAGGCCAACGACCCGCAGGCCACTCGCCAGGCACTGGACGCCTGGGCCCGTCAGCAGCCCGAAACCCTGGCCGACATGGCCGCGCGTTTCGTGCCGTTATCCGACGCACTGGACGGCCTGAATGGCGCGCTCTACAGCGAAACCGGCCAACACTGGCAAGGCGAAGAACTGTGGCGCGCCATCCGCGCCATCCCGACTGCCGAACGGGTCCAGGACCCGACTGGCGACAGTGGCTTGCCGCCGCTCTACCCCAAGTAA